CCTCTCCAATGCCGCGAAGTACTCGCCGGAAGGTTCCACGGTGGAGTTCAGGGTCCGCAGGGACGGTGATGACGCATTGTTCGATGTCATCGACCGGGGGATCGGGATACCCGAAGAAGATCAGCCGCGTATTTTCGAAGCTTTCCAGAGGGCTGGCAACGTAGGGGAGATCTCGGGAAGCGGCCTCGGCCTGCTGATCGCCAAGCGCTGTGTCGAAATGCACGGCGGCGAGATTGGGTTCGTTTCCACGCCCGGGGAAGGGACCACCTTCACGGTCCGGCTGCCGATATTCTCCTGAGTGAAAGCGAAAGGCGGTTAGCGGGAAACCTTCGGCCGGTAATCATCCACGACCTCGCAAAGCCGGATCCAGGCCGCCCGTGTTTCACCGTCGAAGCCTTTGCCCAGTACATTGGAAAGCATCAGGAGGAGGGCATCCGCCACATTCTTGAAATTGTCGGCGGTGGATTCGTATTCCAGGTGCTTCGCGCCCAGATCCTCGAGAGCCGGGATGAGTTCATCGGGCTTCTCCAACAGGCTCAACGCGTTGGCCAGCTTGTCCATCAGGGTGATTGCACGTGATTCGATGTCCGCGTCGAATGAAGCGCGCAATTCCGGGTTCAGTTTGAAGAGGTTCTGATAGAAGACCAGAGCCGCCACATGGCTCTGTCGTTCCAGAAGCGCGAAAGACTTCCGCAAACGGTGTTTCTGGTCCGGGGGCAGCACTCCTTCAGGAAAACATGAAATTTTCTTTCCGGCACTCCGACTTTGGTCGGATTAAATGGTGCATTTTTGCGGGCATGTGTAAAAAATGAACTCAGCCAACCGCCATGAAGAAGATTCTCGTAATTGAAGACCAAGCGCCGATGCGTCGCAACATCGCGCTGATGCTTGAGATGGAAGGATTTGCGGTGATCACCGCGGAGAACGGGAGGATCGGGGTGGAGCAGGCGTTGAAGGACTGTCCGGATCTCGTGATTTGTGACGTGATGATGCCGGAACTCGACGGCCACGGAGTGGTGCAGACCCTCCGGGCCTCTCCGGAGACCGCCACCGTGCCTTTTATTTTCCTCACGGCCCGCAGTGACAAAGGTGATCTCCGGATCGGCATGAACTTCGGGGCGGACGACTACCTGATCAAACCGGTGGTCCGGGAAGACCTGCTGGCCGCCGTTGAGGTCCGGCTCGCCCGCGCGGAAGCGATCGAAGCCCGGCTGCAGTCGGTCTCCGACGCGAACAACGTCGGCTTCAGCCCTGACTTCAGCTCCCATGAACCTCTGGGTGGTCTCGGCCTCACCAACCGAGAGGCGGAAGTGCTCCTCTGGGTGGCCCAAGGCAAGAGCAATGGCGATGTCGCGGGGATCCTCGGGATGAGCGAGAAAACCGTGAAGCAGCACATGGGCAGTATTTTCGAGAAGCTCGGCGTGGAGAACCGCAACGCGGCGGCCATGCTGGCGGTGGAGGTGTTGGGCCGGCCAAAGGTGAAGTGACGCCACGGTGGATGCGGGGATATCACCGCACCAATACACTGGATCACGTAAGAGACGATCCGCCATCCATCGGTTAGATTGACCCCGATTGCCTTCGGGGGGATACCCGATGTCAATTATATGTGTGTGTGAGGCGGATCGGTTGGCTGCCGGTCCGCCTCTTCACATCCGGAATGTGGCGCATCGGTCGCCGTCCGGAGATGCCGCGGCGGAAATTTGGCCG
The nucleotide sequence above comes from Akkermansiaceae bacterium. Encoded proteins:
- a CDS encoding response regulator transcription factor; translated protein: MKKILVIEDQAPMRRNIALMLEMEGFAVITAENGRIGVEQALKDCPDLVICDVMMPELDGHGVVQTLRASPETATVPFIFLTARSDKGDLRIGMNFGADDYLIKPVVREDLLAAVEVRLARAEAIEARLQSVSDANNVGFSPDFSSHEPLGGLGLTNREAEVLLWVAQGKSNGDVAGILGMSEKTVKQHMGSIFEKLGVENRNAAAMLAVEVLGRPKVK